From Tissierellales bacterium:
CTGACCCTAGTGGAGGGGCAGGTATACAAGCGGATTTAAAAACCTTTGCGGCACATAAAACTTATGGGATGAGTGTTATTACTTCAGTAGTGGCACAAAATACTACTGGGGTAACAAATGTAATAGACTTGCCCCCTATATTTATAGGGGAACAGTTAGATGCAGTTTTTACTGACATTTATCCAGATGGAATAAAAGTTGGTATGATATCAAATGAAGAAATAATAAAGGTTATAGTTGAAAAACTAAAAGAATATGAGGCTAAAAATATTGTAATAGATCCAGTAATGGTATCAACTAGTGGAAATTCATTGATGAAATCTACAGCAGAAAAAGTTTTAATTAACGAATTATTACCCTTGGCAGATATTATTACACCTAATATGCCTGAAGCAGAGGTCTTAAGTGGAATAGAAATAAAAAGTAAAAAAGATATGGAGAAGGCTTCTAAAATAATCGGGGAATCTATAAAAGGAGCTGTATTAGTTAAAGGTGGACATCTAGAAGATAGTGCAGATGACGTATTATATATGGATGGTGAACTTTATTGGTTGGAAGGTAAAAGAATAGAAAATTCTAATACCCATGGTACAGGCTGTACATTGTCTTCGGCTATAGCAATAAATCTTGCTAAAGGAATGAATATATTAGAAGCAGTAGAAAATGCTAAAATATATTTAACTGGGGCAATTAAATCAAACTTAGATTTAGGAAAAGGCAGAGGACCTTTAAATCATTTGTACAATATTTAAAAGAAATAAAA
This genomic window contains:
- the thiD gene encoding bifunctional hydroxymethylpyrimidine kinase/phosphomethylpyrimidine kinase, with translation MEKLLTIAGTDPSGGAGIQADLKTFAAHKTYGMSVITSVVAQNTTGVTNVIDLPPIFIGEQLDAVFTDIYPDGIKVGMISNEEIIKVIVEKLKEYEAKNIVIDPVMVSTSGNSLMKSTAEKVLINELLPLADIITPNMPEAEVLSGIEIKSKKDMEKASKIIGESIKGAVLVKGGHLEDSADDVLYMDGELYWLEGKRIENSNTHGTGCTLSSAIAINLAKGMNILEAVENAKIYLTGAIKSNLDLGKGRGPLNHLYNI